The following proteins come from a genomic window of Flavobacterium eburneipallidum:
- a CDS encoding sensor histidine kinase, with translation MKWIYFLFFLFYAVFVFPQKTISEQKKAFAKCESSSCKIANATAISEEYLEIDQIEEAQKWLDYSKKMLLKNPDDQQQYYVNSLQSELFYYSGLYQFGLHEAQKAIALAKISKDSLHLSNAYLIEGINWFEMGKLTKAETSFHKAKHYFPVKMDISRKRYQINKEYIYNDLAQLKIKTKQLDSAYFYNKRAYDFAKNFNDKRCIANVERTFGELFLKQNIKDSATFYFKKTVATSLNAAIYDTALLGYGNLMECCSDPSQMAKYYFEKGEELIKKHAVNASFQKLFYEQSLAKFQALNDKNLLLSTQGKLLELEKNINQNGNFYIQNITDQYINSENKLLQSKINELDKQKNIKVLQLLATIFFGFILILIIVIIRRKNRLQKIILDQKNEISKDLHDDIGSELSSILINTNLLKNYDPNDKQKILIDKISNTSSEISQRLNAFIWSLNTDNNNVQNFSEYVKQYAYKFLDGTEIKLLFSDDIEGISTKILNGNTRKNLFFTIKEILNNSIKHADATKIIITISSLDKKALLITIEDNGKGMQKANKFGNGLVNIKKRINNLKGDLKMESNNGLKISIKIPF, from the coding sequence ATGAAATGGATTTACTTCTTATTTTTTCTATTTTACGCTGTTTTTGTTTTTCCTCAAAAAACAATTTCAGAGCAAAAAAAGGCATTTGCAAAATGTGAATCCAGCAGTTGCAAAATCGCTAATGCAACCGCAATTTCCGAAGAATATTTAGAAATCGACCAAATTGAAGAAGCCCAAAAATGGCTGGATTATTCTAAAAAAATGCTTCTGAAAAATCCTGATGACCAGCAGCAATATTATGTAAACAGCTTGCAGTCAGAATTGTTTTATTATTCAGGTTTGTATCAATTTGGTTTACACGAAGCTCAAAAAGCTATTGCATTAGCCAAAATTTCCAAGGACAGTTTGCATCTTTCTAACGCTTATTTAATAGAAGGAATCAACTGGTTTGAAATGGGAAAATTAACCAAAGCCGAAACTTCTTTCCATAAAGCCAAGCACTATTTTCCAGTCAAAATGGATATCAGTCGTAAAAGATACCAAATCAATAAAGAATACATTTACAATGATCTTGCCCAATTAAAAATCAAAACCAAGCAACTGGATTCGGCTTATTTTTATAATAAAAGAGCTTATGATTTTGCTAAAAATTTTAATGACAAAAGATGTATTGCTAATGTGGAACGCACTTTTGGCGAGTTATTTTTAAAACAAAACATAAAAGATTCTGCTACATTTTATTTCAAAAAAACCGTCGCAACTTCATTGAATGCGGCTATTTATGATACTGCTTTGTTGGGTTACGGAAATTTGATGGAATGTTGTTCTGATCCATCTCAAATGGCAAAATATTATTTTGAAAAAGGAGAAGAATTAATAAAAAAACACGCTGTAAATGCTTCTTTTCAAAAACTTTTTTACGAGCAATCGTTAGCTAAATTTCAAGCTCTAAATGACAAAAACTTATTGCTATCAACCCAAGGAAAGTTATTGGAATTGGAAAAAAACATCAATCAAAACGGGAATTTTTACATTCAAAACATTACAGATCAATACATCAATAGTGAAAACAAATTACTGCAATCCAAAATCAATGAACTGGATAAACAGAAAAACATCAAAGTTTTACAACTTCTGGCTACAATTTTTTTCGGATTCATTTTAATATTAATCATTGTTATCATTAGAAGAAAAAACAGGTTGCAAAAAATCATTTTAGATCAGAAAAATGAAATTAGTAAAGACCTTCACGATGATATTGGTAGTGAATTAAGTAGCATTTTAATCAACACTAATTTATTGAAAAATTACGATCCCAATGACAAACAAAAAATATTGATTGACAAAATCAGCAATACCAGTTCTGAAATTTCCCAACGTCTCAATGCGTTTATCTGGTCATTAAATACCGATAACAATAACGTTCAAAATTTTTCGGAATATGTAAAACAGTATGCTTACAAATTCCTAGATGGCACTGAAATTAAATTGCTTTTTTCGGATGATATTGAAGGTATTTCGACTAAAATATTGAACGGAAATACTCGAAAAAATTTGTTTTTTACCATCAAAGAAATACTGAATAACTCTATCAAACACGCTGATGCCACTAAAATAATAATTACCATTTCGTCGCTAGACAAAAAAGCTCTTTTAATTACCATTGAGGACAACGGTAAAGGGATGCAGAAAGCCAATAAATTCGGTAATGGATTGGTAAACATTAAAAAAAGAATCAACAATCTAAAAGGCGATTTGAAAATGGAATCCAATAATGGATTGAAAATCAGTATCAAAATTCCTTTTTAA
- a CDS encoding response regulator, which translates to MKKKIGIVEDNRDLREAMAMMIQFTDQFELVGTFENAETAIEIVPTIEIDALLMDVNLPGYNGYECVSILKTKKPKLLFLMCTSYEDDEIIFKSLKAGASGYILKTEGPTKIIDALNDLFDGGSPMSSSIARKVVASFSKFEAIDESVLLLTPRENEILELLATGKMNKEVADSLQISGGTVRKHIQHIYEKLQVNTRVEAVNMYLKR; encoded by the coding sequence ATGAAAAAGAAGATAGGCATTGTTGAAGATAACCGTGATTTGAGAGAAGCAATGGCTATGATGATTCAGTTTACGGATCAGTTTGAACTCGTTGGAACTTTCGAAAATGCAGAAACCGCCATAGAAATTGTACCTACCATAGAAATTGATGCACTACTTATGGACGTGAATTTACCAGGCTATAATGGCTATGAATGTGTTTCGATTTTAAAAACTAAAAAACCTAAACTTCTTTTTTTAATGTGTACTTCGTATGAAGACGATGAGATTATTTTCAAAAGTCTGAAAGCAGGTGCCAGCGGCTATATTTTAAAAACCGAAGGTCCAACCAAAATCATCGATGCGCTGAACGATTTATTCGATGGAGGAAGTCCGATGAGTAGTAGTATTGCCCGAAAAGTGGTAGCGAGTTTTTCGAAATTTGAAGCTATTGACGAAAGTGTACTTTTATTAACCCCTCGTGAAAACGAAATTTTAGAACTTTTGGCAACTGGAAAAATGAACAAAGAAGTAGCCGACAGTCTTCAAATAAGTGGTGGAACGGTTCGGAAACACATTCAACATATTTATGAAAAACTACAAGTAAATACTAGAGTCGAAGCGGTAAATATGTATCTAAAACGATAG
- a CDS encoding MBL fold metallo-hydrolase — MKLYPIETGNFKLDGGAMFGVVPKTIWNKTNPADNNNLIDLAARCLLIEDGNRLILIDNGMGNKQSEKFFGYYSLWGTHSLDNSLEKYGFHRDDVTDVFLTHLHFDHCGGSVNWNKDKTGYELAFKNANYWTNENHWEWATKPNAREKASFLSENILPIQESGQLNFIDKPTSDFEICNLGFYIFYADGHTEKQMIPQIQYQDKTICFMADLLPTVGHIPLPYVMGYDTRPLLTMPEKSKFLNTAAENNYYLFLEHDAHNEIITVEQTEKGVRLKEIFKCEDIF, encoded by the coding sequence ATGAAACTTTACCCTATAGAAACTGGAAATTTCAAGCTCGATGGCGGAGCTATGTTTGGCGTTGTTCCTAAAACCATTTGGAACAAAACTAATCCTGCCGACAATAACAACCTGATTGATTTAGCTGCACGTTGCTTGCTTATCGAAGACGGAAACCGCCTAATTCTGATTGATAACGGAATGGGAAACAAACAATCCGAGAAGTTTTTTGGTTATTATTCGCTTTGGGGAACTCATTCTTTAGACAACTCTTTGGAAAAGTATGGTTTTCACCGTGATGATGTTACCGATGTTTTTTTGACTCATTTGCATTTTGACCATTGTGGCGGAAGCGTCAATTGGAACAAAGATAAAACAGGTTATGAACTCGCTTTCAAAAACGCCAACTATTGGACGAATGAAAATCATTGGGAATGGGCAACAAAACCCAATGCCCGTGAAAAAGCTTCCTTTTTATCCGAAAATATTCTGCCTATTCAAGAAAGCGGACAATTGAATTTTATTGATAAACCAACTTCAGATTTTGAAATTTGTAATTTGGGATTTTATATTTTTTATGCTGATGGTCACACCGAAAAACAAATGATTCCACAAATCCAATATCAGGATAAAACCATTTGTTTTATGGCAGATTTGTTGCCAACCGTTGGGCATATTCCTTTGCCTTACGTGATGGGATACGACACCAGACCATTATTAACTATGCCCGAAAAGTCTAAATTTCTGAACACAGCCGCCGAAAATAATTATTATTTATTTTTGGAACA